One stretch of Falco naumanni isolate bFalNau1 chromosome 7, bFalNau1.pat, whole genome shotgun sequence DNA includes these proteins:
- the ZNF839 gene encoding LOW QUALITY PROTEIN: zinc finger protein 839 (The sequence of the model RefSeq protein was modified relative to this genomic sequence to represent the inferred CDS: deleted 1 base in 1 codon) encodes MAAPEEGGTEAPPPPPPAEDEPPGGVTAACGAALGVAAAAGGAAGPAGPSPSAEGPELLAVTEELAQSLAALEAGAAAGGTVLYLQADGSLVEGAGLSAEDRRPPPPRHAATPLAPAELQRVIEQVSKAQEQQKAAPPCRGGGCPPPRDAVPPPPLASIMHNAAQQLQSVAQQVALQQGKAMAAARLLPQKQLEAICIQVQPGQMKGTERPMPSLAPIQPKTIALSQSVGRNSSIPGLGIINPQIIRIQPVTGTEQQQLFLHSSSESPVQLLMQRPLPSHGSVSVNKIPAAKMLNGQKTTCAAVSATRSPNITMIAASSANSLMPCLEKNQKDDKLKKSLKVKTRSGRISRPPKYKAKDYKFIKMEDLADGHQSDSDDYSELSIEDDEEGKVKGKDALFSSSNYNLKPKMFKCQTCEKSYIGKGGLARHYKLNPGHGELESSPQKIPLNKPNGSIFVDNVCGIREEMMSPAHLDSIAVTLNNENTLATGLEETVDSKAEEQTCKSAESRYLLAEQQNENSSGHRGPVTPKGPGRPRRPKRRGRPRMGGRSRCSGRLSRPGQSPSKSISSVSAEHNVFRRKARLKELIQQCDNEDLMELALPRLTKLVTVYEFLLMKVEKGHPAKAYFPDVYREFEDLHNMVKKMAYDHLSNSDLLSCQQPVEIKDAKVAESLGIAEILTGERNMRGVDSCSQCIIKMVSEQVPVEILGQKRLAESSGEEMLPSAKRTKLEDVMENVNNYASQDEVKEKSGNLCTLFEKDGFNPLNGEILLSEDRRITCCTTGSTLPTAEEHNSLADSGVRIDAENSGTFSQTVKMRIEYSQPVNIQGLDMAGDAPLLHTEVVLPVEAGGSPELVQAHFVSENTAGELSAPELCRSVSEDAMDSQSTDLLTSEENGHNQKYQKLQEENRNFAIKEHSEQFRNADVTDEMQELEKVFSTNIVPINYPHSAQTELHQNPVQEASLSAHVNHENSFKNMNQFSCGTEEQREVENTVTVDEAVAFEITDESHDFLSQGHEQIFIQTSDGLILSHPDTAVLSQAEGIVIVTDSNGTTMHIRTPEGIPLETVEALLAMETDGQSEDILLSQSELEP; translated from the exons ATGGCGGCTCCTGAGGAGGGGGGCACCgaggcgccgccgccccctcctCCAGCCGAAGACGAGCCTCCCGGGGGGGTGACCGCCGCCTGCGGGGCTGCCCTCGGcgtggcggcggcggccgggggcgcggcggggcccgcgggCCCCTCGCCCTCCGCGGAGGGCCCGGAGCTGCTGGCGGTGACGGAGGAGCTGGCGCAGAGCTTGGCCGCCCTGGAagccggcgcggcggcgggcggcaccGTCCTCTACCTGCAGGCGGACGGGAGCCTGGTGGAGGGCGCGGGGCTGAGCGCCGAGGA ccgccgccccccgccgcctcgCCACGCCGCCACGCCGCTGGCCCCCGCCGAGCTCCAGCGGGTCATCGAGCAAGTGAGCAAggcccaggagcagcagaaagccg cgccgcccTGCCGCGGCGGGGggtgcccgccgccccgggacGCCGTCCCACCGCCGCCGCTGGCCAGCATCATGCACAACGCCgcgcagcagctgcagagcgTGGCCCAGCAGGTcgccctgcagcagggcaaagCCATGGCGGCCGCCCGGCTCCTCCCGCAGAAG cagctggaagccaTTTGTATCCAAGTTCAGCCAGGACAGATGAAGGGAACTGAAAGGCCAATGCCATCATTGGCACCAATCCAGCCCAAAACTATAGCGCTGAGTCAGTCGGTTGGTAGGAATTCTAGCATACCAGGACTTGGCATTATTAATCCCCAGATAATTAGGATACAGCCTGTTACAGgaactgagcagcagcagctattCCTGCATAGTTCTTCTGAGTCTCCAGTTCAGTTGCTCATGCAGAGACCTTTACCATCTCATGGATCAGTGTCTGTGAACAAGATTCCCGCAGCCAAGATGCTAAATGGACAGAAAACTACATGTGCCGCAGTATCGGCTACAAGGTCTCCAAATATTACCATGATTGCAGCAAGTTCAGCAAATAGTCTGATGCCATGccttgaaaaaaaccaaaaagatgacaagttaaaaaaatccttgaaagTGAAAACTCGTTCCGGACGGATTTCACGC CCCCCCAAATACAAAGCTAAAGAttataaattcattaaaatggaGGATTTGGCTGATGGTCATCAATCTGATTCTGATGACTACTCTGAGCTGAGTATAGAAGATGATGAAGAAGGAAAGGTGAAGGGAAAGGATGCATTATTCAGTTCTTCAAATTATAATCTGAAGcccaaaatgtttaaatgtcaGACTTGTGAAAAATCCTATATAGGAAAAGGAGGATTAGCAAGACATTATAAACTTAACCCAGGCCATGGAGAGCTGGAGTCTTCACCtcaaaaaatacctttaaataaGCCTAATGGAAGTATATTTGTGGACAATGTCTGTGGAATAAGAGAGGAAATGATGAGTCCAGCACATTTGGATTCAATCGCTGTCactttaaataatgaaaacacacTAGCTACGGGTCTGGAAGAAACTGTTGATTCAAAGGCTGAAGAACAG aCTTGTaagtctgcagaaagcagaTACTTGTTGGCagaacaacaaaatgaaaacagttcagGACACCGAGGACCTGTAACACCAAAAGGACCTGGAAGACCCAGACGACCAAAGAGACGTGGTCGACCAAGGATGGGTGGAAGATCTAGGTGTTCTGGAAGGCTTAGCAGACCTGGTCAGTCCCCTTCAAAGTCAATTAGTAGTGTGTCAGCAGAACACAAtgtattcagaagaaaagctaGGTTAAAAGAG CTAATACAACAATGCGATAATGAAGACTTAATGGAGCTGGCTCTCCCACGTCTTACAAAGCTTGTTACAGTATATGAATTTCTGTTGATGaag GTGGAAAAAGGGCATCCGGCCAAAGCTTACTTCCCAGATGTATATAGGGAATTTGAAGACTTGCATAATATGGTAAAGAAAATGGCTTATGATCACCTCAGTAATTCTGATTTGTTGAGTTGCCAGCAGCCTGTTGAAATAAAAGATGCTAAG GTTGCTGAATCACTAGGAATTGCAGAAATACTCACTGGAGAACGAAATATGCGAGGTGTAGACTCTTGTTCACAATGTATAATTAAAATGGTTAGTGAGCAAGTGCCTGTGGAGATACTGGGACAAAAACGATTAGCTGAG AGCTCAGGGGAGGAAATGTTGCCATCAGCCAAAAGGACCAAGTTAGAAGACGTAATGGAGAATGTGAATAATTATGCCAGTCAAgatgaagtgaaagaaaagagtgGGAATTTATGTACACTGTTTGAAAAAGATG GTTTTAATCCATTAAATGGAGAAATCCTGCTTTCAGAAGATAGGCGTATCACTTGCTGCACAACTGGAAGTACATTACCGACAGCAGAGGAACATAATTCACTTGCTGATTCAGGAGTTAGAATCGATGCTGAAAATTCAGGTACCTTCTCCCAGACTGTGAAAATGAGGATAGAGTATTCCCAACCTGTGAACATACAGGGACTAGATATGGCAGGTGACGCACCTCTGCTACATACTGAAGTTGTACTGCCTGTTGAAGCAGGTGGCTCGCCTGAATTAGTTCAAGCGCACTTTGTGAGCGAGAATACAGCAGGTGAACTGTCAGCTCCTGAACTTTGCAGGTCTGTGTCGGAGGATGCAATGGACAGTCAGAGCACTGACTTGCTGACGAGTGAAGAAAATGGTCACAATCAAAAATATCAGAAACTGCAAGAAGAAAACCGTAATTTTGCTATTAAAGAACATTCTGAACAATTCCGTAATGCTGATGTGACTGATGAGATGCAAGAACTTGAAAAAGTTTTTTCAACAAACATTGTGCCAATAAACTACCCACACAGTGCTCAGACTGAGTTGCACCAGAACCCTGTCCAGGAAGCCTCCTTGTCTGCTCATGTGAACCATGAGaactcttttaaaaacatgaatcaATTTTCTTGTGGGACAGAGGAGCAACGTGAGGTGGAGAATACAGTAACTGTAGATGAAGCTGTAGCCTTTGAGATTACCGATGAGAGCCATGATTTTTTGTCTCAGGGACatgaacagatttttattcAGACTTCAGATGGGCTTATCCTGTCTCATCCAGATACTGCTGTTTTGTCTCAGGCAGAAGGCATTGTTATTGTAACAGATTCCAATGGTACTACAATGCACATTCGCACACCTGAGGGTATACCTTTGGAAACTGTGGAAGCACTACTGGCAATGGAAACAGATGGCCAAAGTGAAGATATTTTGCTCTCGCAAAGTGAATTGGAGCCATAA
- the MOK gene encoding LOW QUALITY PROTEIN: MAPK/MAK/MRK overlapping kinase (The sequence of the model RefSeq protein was modified relative to this genomic sequence to represent the inferred CDS: inserted 2 bases in 1 codon; substituted 2 bases at 2 genomic stop codons), whose translation MKCPTSMLVELLEELSRIESVGAKNKGKREDEVGEGNQALGLTKPTGQIGEGTFSDILKTQSLXDGNYYACKHMKPHFESMKQVNNLREILSLRRLNLHPNILMLHEVVFDKKAGSLSLIYELMDMNIHELIKRRRKPLQGGGMNYMYQLCKFLDYIHRNGVFHRNVKPENVLIKVINFMXEYLKLRNFGPCKTIYSKQPHMDYVSTRWYGAPECLLRNGYYSYKIAMWSTGCVFYEVTRYSPSFLDLKLDQNSKIHDVIGASANKTLNRFKXSRTASFDFPFKKGKGVPPLVHSLSPKGFCVLYAMIKYDPDERIAAHQALQHPYFQELWQVTSNHFILED comes from the exons ATGAAATGCCCCACATCTATGCTA GTGGAATTACTGGAAGAATTGTCAAGGATAGAATCTGTAGGTGctaaaaataaagggaaacGGGAGGATGAAGTGGGTGAAGGGAACCAGGCACTGGGATTG aCTAAACCAACTGGTCAGATAGGAGAGGGAACATTTTCTGATATACTGAAGACACAGTCTTT GGATGGAAATTACTATGCCTGTAAACACATGAAGCCACATTTTGAAAG TATGAAACAGGTGAATAATCTGAGAGAAATACTATCACTAAGGAGGTTGAATCTGCATCCTAATATCCTTATGTTGCATGAAGTTGTTTT TGATAAAAAAGCTGGCTCCCTTTCACTGATATATGAACTTATGGACATGAATATTCATGAGCTGATAAAAA GAAGAAGAAAGCCATTACAGGGTGGGGGGATGAACTACATGTACCAGTTATGCAAATTTCTTGATTACATACATAG AAATGGggtatttcacagaaatgtgaaaCCAGAAAACGTATTAATAAAGGTAATTAATTTTATGTGAGAATActtaaaa TTAAGAAATTTTGGACCTTGTAAGACTATCTATTCTAAGCAGCCACACATGGACTATGTATCCACACGCTGGTATGGAGCACCTGAATGCTTACTTAGAAATGGCTACTACAGTTACAAGATTGCTATGTGGAGTACTGGATGTGTTTTCTATGAAGTCACAAGGTACAGT CCTTCTTTCCTGGACCTGAAGCTGGACCAAAATTCCAAAATCCATGACGTTATAGGCGCTTCTGCTAACAAAACTCTCAACAGGTTCAAGTA GTCAAGGACTGCGAGTTTTGATTTCccctttaaaaaaggaaaaggagtacCTCCTCTTGTGCACAGTTTGTCTCCCAAAGGCTTCTGTGTCCTGTATGCAATGATAAAATATGATCCTGATGAGAGAATTGCTGCCCATCAAGCATTACAGCACCCTTATTTTCAAGAACTCTGGCAAGTGACTTCAAATCACTTCATCCTTGAAGACTAA